A genome region from Neisseria meningitidis includes the following:
- a CDS encoding 7-cyano-7-deazaguanine/7-aminomethyl-7-deazaguanine transporter, with product MYAFTAAQQQKALFWLVLFHILIIAASNYLVQFPFQISGIHTTWGAFSFPFIFLATDLTVRIFGSHLARRIIFWVMFPALLLSYVFSVLFHNGSWTGLGALSEFNTFVGRIALASFAAYALGQILDIFVFNKLRRLKAWWVAPTASTVIGNALDTLVFFAVAFYASSDGFMAANWQGIAFVDYLFKLTVCGLFFLPAYGVILNLLTKKLTTLQTKQAQDRPAPSLQNP from the coding sequence ATGTACGCATTTACCGCCGCACAGCAACAGAAGGCACTCTTCTGGCTGGTGCTTTTTCATATCCTCATCATCGCCGCCAGCAACTATCTGGTGCAGTTCCCCTTCCAAATTTCCGGCATCCACACCACTTGGGGCGCGTTTTCCTTTCCCTTCATCTTCCTCGCCACCGACCTGACCGTCCGCATTTTCGGTTCGCACTTGGCACGGCGGATTATCTTTTGGGTCATGTTCCCCGCCCTTTTGCTTTCCTACGTCTTTTCCGTTTTGTTCCACAACGGCAGTTGGACGGGCTTGGGCGCGCTGTCCGAATTCAACACCTTTGTCGGACGCATCGCGCTGGCAAGTTTTGCCGCCTACGCGCTCGGACAAATCCTTGATATTTTTGTGTTCAACAAATTACGCCGTCTGAAAGCGTGGTGGGTTGCCCCGACTGCATCAACCGTCATCGGCAACGCCTTAGATACGTTGGTATTTTTCGCCGTTGCCTTCTACGCAAGCAGCGATGGATTTATGGCGGCAAACTGGCAGGGCATCGCTTTTGTCGATTACCTGTTCAAACTCACCGTCTGCGGTCTGTTTTTCCTGCCCGCCTACGGCGTGATTCTGAATCTGCTGACGAAAAAACTGACGACCCTGCAAACCAAACAGGCGCAAGACCGCCCCGCGCCCTCGCTGCAAAATCCGTAA
- a CDS encoding M23 family metallopeptidase, producing the protein MAVFPLSAKHRKYALRALAVSIILVSAAYIASTERTERVRPQRVEQKLPPLSWGGSGVQTAYWVQEAVQPGDSLADVLARSGMARDEIARITEKYGGEADLRHLRADQSVHVLVGGDGGAREVQFFTDEDGERNLVALEKKGGIWRRSASEADMKVLPTLRSVVVKTSARGSLARAEVPVEICESLSGIFAGRFSLDGLKEGDAVRLIYDSLYFHGQQVAAGDILAAEVVKGGTRHQAFYYRSDKEGGGGGNYYDEDGRVLQEKGGFNIEPLVYTRISSPFGYRMHPILHTWRLHTGIDYAAPQGTPVRASADGVITFKGRKGGYGNAVMIRHANGVETLYAHLSAFSQAEGNVRGGEVIGFVGSTGRSTGPHLHYEARINGQPVNPVSVALPTPELTQADKAAFAAQKQKADALLARLRGIPVTVSQSD; encoded by the coding sequence ATGGCTGTCTTCCCACTTTCGGCAAAACATCGGAAATACGCGCTGCGCGCGCTTGCCGTTTCGATTATTTTGGTGTCGGCGGCATACATTGCTTCGACAGAGAGGACGGAGCGCGTCAGACCGCAGCGCGTGGAACAAAAACTGCCGCCGCTGTCTTGGGGCGGCAGCGGTGTTCAGACGGCATATTGGGTGCAGGAGGCGGTGCAGCCAGGCGACTCGCTGGCGGACGTGCTGGCGCGTTCGGGTATGGCGCGGGACGAAATTGCCCGAATAACGGAAAAATATGGCGGCGAAGCCGATTTGCGGCATTTGCGTGCCGACCAGTCGGTTCATGTTTTGGTCGGCGGCGACGGCGGCGCGCGCGAAGTGCAGTTTTTTACCGACGAAGACGGCGAGCGCAATCTGGTCGCTTTGGAAAAAAAAGGCGGCATATGGCGGCGGTCGGCTTCTGAGGCGGATATGAAGGTTTTGCCGACGCTGCGTTCGGTCGTGGTCAAAACGTCGGCGCGCGGTTCGCTGGCGCGGGCGGAAGTGCCCGTCGAAATTTGCGAATCCTTAAGCGGGATTTTCGCCGGCCGCTTCAGCCTTGATGGTTTGAAGGAAGGCGATGCCGTGCGCCTGATTTACGACAGCCTGTATTTCCACGGGCAGCAGGTGGCGGCGGGCGATATTCTGGCGGCGGAAGTCGTTAAGGGCGGCACAAGGCATCAGGCGTTCTATTACCGTTCGGACAAGGAAGGAGGAGGGGGCGGCAATTATTACGATGAAGACGGCAGGGTGTTGCAGGAAAAAGGCGGCTTCAACATCGAGCCACTGGTCTATACGCGCATTTCTTCGCCGTTCGGCTACCGTATGCACCCCATCCTGCACACTTGGCGGCTGCACACGGGCATCGATTATGCCGCACCGCAGGGAACGCCGGTCAGGGCTTCCGCCGACGGCGTGATTACCTTTAAAGGCCGGAAGGGTGGCTACGGCAACGCGGTGATGATACGCCACGCCAACGGTGTGGAAACGCTGTATGCGCACTTGAGCGCGTTTTCTCAGGCAGAAGGCAATGTGCGCGGCGGCGAGGTCATCGGTTTTGTCGGTTCGACCGGGCGTTCGACGGGGCCGCACCTGCATTACGAGGCGCGCATCAATGGGCAGCCCGTCAATCCTGTTTCGGTCGCATTGCCGACACCCGAATTGACGCAGGCGGACAAGGCGGCGTTTGCCGCGCAGAAACAGAAGGCGGACGCGCTGCTTGCGCGCTTGCGCGGCATACCGGTTACCGTGTCGCAATCGGATTGA